In the genome of Ursus arctos isolate Adak ecotype North America unplaced genomic scaffold, UrsArc2.0 scaffold_22, whole genome shotgun sequence, the window TTCTGTGCCAACCCAGACAGACCTGAGCCTAACGTATAGACGGTTTTGAAGTggttttcccctcctctctgttGCCTTCCTCCCCTGCGCAGGAGAATCTTCCTTGAAAGTCTGTTTCGGTTCCCAAAGTTGTTGCAGTGTATCACAGGTGTGTCTGAGTCAGAAAGAAGGCCCGATGGATCAGGAAGATTGTCTTGGAGAACTGTGAGTTGAGAGATTCTGTGTATCATCAGGACAGAATATTTTCATGAGCTTTAAAGTCTGCATGCAAATCCAACAGCCTTGGTTCTTGCCTCATTCTGTCCTTTCCACATAATCTTTTCAGTTGCTTCCCAATCCTTTCAAAGCACAGAACAGCTAAACCGAGTGTGGATTCAAACTCCATTCTTTTCTAGTTAATTTTCCAATCATTTGCTCCCAGCTCTGGTCACTGCCACTTCTTAGCCTTGCTTTGAACCTCAATTATTCCGTATGTCtacattcattcaacaggtatttTTAGCTGTTTTCATGTACCGTGCTGCTTGCCTTATCTCCATATTTACCAATAATATCTTTGTCCACCAATTCCTGACATTAGTCCACACCTTAAAACTGAAATTGCTTACACATGCCTGTCTCCCCAGCAGCTTTCTGAGACCAAGGGATCTGCACACCAAGACAAGACAGCCATTTTTCCCTTGGCAGATCCCAAGTGAAGTACGATTTAGAGGGATATTTTTCTATCAGCTTTGAACTTTACTCTGATGGAGACTGTAACCCCCTTAAGACCGGGAATTTCCTGATGGTGGCCATCTTGTCAATTTTCAGACCAGAGACCTATGGCCACCTCAATCTGtaagctttgttttctttttcccttccctcagtgTCCAGAAGTCTTTCTCCATTATAATGTGATCTCACTAGCTTATTTCTAATCTTTAAGGTAGGACTGATCCCATGGGATGAGATTTCAACATGAAGAACTCCAATGGCTCTTTGGAGTTCTTGCCTACAACGTTCATTCTGGTTGGCATcccagggctggaggcagagcaCATCTGGATATCCATCCCCTTCTGCCTGATATACGTCATCATCTTCCTTGGGAATGGCACCATTCTTCACGTCATCAAAACAGACCCTGCCCTGCACCAGCCCATGTACCTCTTTCTTGCCATGTTGGCACTGGCTGAGGTTGGTGTCTCTGCATCTACTCTCCCTACGGTGCTAGGCATCTTTCTTTTTGGCATCACTGAGATTAGTTTTGATGCCTGCCTTTTTCAGATGATCTTCAtccattctttctccattttggaGTCAGCCGTGTTGCTGGCCATGTCTGTGGACCGATTTGTGGCCATCTATAATCCACTGCGCTATACAGCCATCCTCACGCTGCCCCGTATCTTTGGCACAGGAACTATCATGGGGCTGAAAAGCATTATTCTCATGGCCCCGTTGCCCATGCTGTTAAGGCATCTGCCCTTCTGTGGTCATAATGTCCTCTCTCATTCCTATTGCCTCCACCCCAACCTTATCCATTTACCTTGTGGGGACATTTCTGTCAACAACATCTATGGGCTTTTCATTGTTACCTCCACTTTTGGGCTGGATTCACTGCTTATTGTGGTTTCCTATGGGCTCATACTCCACACTGTACTGAGTATCACCACTGGGGAGGGACGGAGGAAGGCACTCAACACATGCGGATCACATATCTGTGCCGTGCTCGCTTACTATGTGCCTATGATTGGTTTATCTATGGTACATCGCTTTGGACTCCACATGTCCCCTTTGGTGCATGCTATGATGGCCAATGCTTATCTCTTTTTCCCACCTGTTATCAACCCCATTGTCTACAGCATTAAGACCAAAGAGATCCATCATGGCATTGTCCGAATGTTCTCCCAGAAAAGAGCCAGACTTTAGACATAGGATAAAGTTGGAGTGGACTTCTCTCTATAATCACAGGTGGTCCTAGCTTGCGTGTTATGCAAATGGtgttactttaaaatatgttatctGATGGAGGGTCTGCAAAATCTAGCAATAAACTGGAGTGGGGTACCAGTGGGGTAGACCGTCTGTGACACAACAGTGTAAAGAattgatgttattttttaaatgctgtgttACATGAGGCTTTTCATTACCTCGACCTAGCTGGAGCAGGAATGCTGGAAGGATTGCTTATGAAAACATAACTCTCCCTATAAGTGAAAGGTAATCAGGAGTTGGAAGGTGTCCTAGG includes:
- the LOC113248283 gene encoding olfactory receptor 51J1, which codes for MKNSNGSLEFLPTTFILVGIPGLEAEHIWISIPFCLIYVIIFLGNGTILHVIKTDPALHQPMYLFLAMLALAEVGVSASTLPTVLGIFLFGITEISFDACLFQMIFIHSFSILESAVLLAMSVDRFVAIYNPLRYTAILTLPRIFGTGTIMGLKSIILMAPLPMLLRHLPFCGHNVLSHSYCLHPNLIHLPCGDISVNNIYGLFIVTSTFGLDSLLIVVSYGLILHTVLSITTGEGRRKALNTCGSHICAVLAYYVPMIGLSMVHRFGLHMSPLVHAMMANAYLFFPPVINPIVYSIKTKEIHHGIVRMFSQKRARL